Genomic window (Leptospira kirschneri serovar Cynopteri str. 3522 CT):
CGATACTCAATTTTATAGGAAAGAGTAATAGAACTTCTTTCAAAAAGTGGCGTTTACTTGGAGGCGCCACTAAGTTGGGTTAGTGATTTATTTTTTAATAAATTACTTATTGAGAAGCGTATTCTTTCGCAAATTTATCAGAAGCGGCGTTGAGAGTATTTGCTGCCTTTTCGAAATCCTGATTGATGCGGTTGAGAACCTGATTGATTTCGTTTGAGTCTGCTTTATCACCTAATCCACGTAATTCGATCAAACGTTTGTAGTCTTTACTCACGATGTTCAAATAGGTTTCGAGTGCTTGGACGCCTGCGTTTTTAAAGCTGGAATCTCCTTTAAAGTCACCGATACCTTTTAATTTATTGAGTGAAGAAACCAGATTTGCTTCCCAAGTTTTTCTGACGTTTTCAGCGTTTGTAAGGTCTTCCTTTTCCATAGCTGCGTTTAACGCATCTAAATCATTTGTAGAAGTGTTCATGATTTCCATGATTTTATTGTTGTAATCTACCGGATCTTGTTTGCATCCGGAAGTTAAAAGAAAAATGCAACAAGCAGTTGCAATAATTGTACTGATAGAATATTTTTTCATGCCAGTAAAAAATGAAACGTTCTATAAAATGTCAATAAAAATTTGACTTTAAAAACTTAAAAACGGGAGTTGTAAATATAAAGAACAATTTAAATATCTGTTTGAATCTTTCCGAATTTGCGGGCATGATCAAACTTTAAACGTTAATTTCAAAACCTCAGTTGCGCAAACTTGATCAAATTATACAGTGATAATATTTAGAAAATTCGTAAATAAATGTTATAGAAACATTGAATGTAAGTTCGTGTGTGTAGCGTTTTTATATAACTGAATAAAAAATGTAGAAGTTATTGCTTTTAGGAAATTATCTTTATTTTTTTATGGGAATTCACATCAACTCAGAATTAAAATTTATAAATTTATAATATTCTGTTAAACTATTTAATCTGAATGGATTTAGAGAGAATAAAAATGAGATTTTATCCTGCTATTTGGAACTATATAATAAAATACTTAATCTTTTAAACTTGATAGATGAAATTCAACGAAAAAAAATTGGGCAAATTCGGTATTGCGTGGACTGTACTTTTAGTTTCAGTTAATAAAGTGCATAAAGGAAACTTAATGTAATATTTTGTCTTTAGTTACAATTTATTATAGAACGCGATCTGTCGAACGCCCTAAAACGCGACCTGCAGAGCGACCTAGAAAACTCAGTGAATGCCTCTCTAAGGATAGACATTCAGGAAGAGATGTATTGAGTTCAAGAAGTGGGACGCTGAGTTTTCTGCTTCAATCATTTTCGCATTGAATTATACCAAAAACGCGTTAATCAACACCTTATGAGAGTATTCATTGTATTTTGTTATATAAATTTGAGTAAGTCAAATATTCTGAAAAATTTTATTTTCAAACTTCCTTTGAAAAAACGGGTCTGGTTATGCAGATATTTCTTTCAAAACTTGACAGGGTTCCTATAACCTAAAGTTGACCTTCTTTTCTTTTTGTTATAATATTTTTCGATATAATAAACAGAAAATATTGTGTCTCTTGAATTGTGTTAAATTTTTTTCTGTAAATTAGATTTTTGGATACGAAAAGTTTTTCTTCTAGGTTTTTGATGAATTCGTAGATACCCACAACGCAGACTCCGGCTGAGTTCATCGCTCCTCGAACAGAATCCGAATTCTTTCATTTAACTTTTGATTAGACTTTATTCTATCGTTATCTTTTTTCTTCGATCAATCATAACAATTGTTTTTTATATATTCAAAATATTAAATATACGGTTTGCAAAGGATGACTCTTCTTTACGTATATTTGGTCTCAAGAAAATGCACACAGACTTTTTGGAATTTTACTCTTCTCTGTTATTTCAAAGAGTTCCTTCTTTAAATTTTCATTCTTGTCTTGAAACGGGTCATCATTCGTCATATACTTCTTTTTCTAATTTATCAAGTCATTCAAAGAGATTCCTCAATCTTTCGTTGTCTGGGTCGTTGAATTTATAAATAATCCAACAATTATGTTCTTTTTAAATTTTTCTCTATATGTGTTTTATGAGTCATTCTTTTACACGGCCGTGTTTACTCATTCGGAGAGATTTTTGTATTGAATTCGAACATTATGTTTTTTTAAATTTTTTTGCAGACGAATTTCATTTTTTGAAAGTTCTTCTAACTTTATTGTAGGTGGAAAGAGCAAGTCTTCAGGTTTTAACCAATTGAAATCATATAATTTTTGAAAGTAATGGACCAGTAGTGAGCCTGTCATTTGGAATGCATGATCAATAGCTCCGATTGAATCAAAACTAAACGCCACATGAACTTTTTCGGAACCAATGCCTATAATTTGTAAAGTACAATACCAAGGAAAGTCCGGATCTGGATAAAGTTTAGGTTTTCCAATTTTGATATGGACCTTAGATTTTTTTTTCCCAACTTGAAAGAGAATTTCCCGTTCCGCAATTACTGTTCCTAACCGATAGTTTTTTTTCATAAGAAGTTATTTTTAATAGTAAGGATTCGTTTACTATCTTTTTTCAATCTATGAAAATAAGGTTTTGTCCCAGCTTATACAAAAATTTTTTAAACCAGTAAATGAAATGATGAAACGTAATTTGTGGGAGCTACTGTATTTTTATGAAAAGATTTAGTTGCATCAAAATAAGTTGAATTCATGTGAATTTACTTACAAAGTTGCATTTGACACCAGAAAGATTTTTGAGATAACTTTTTGTTCTTGTCCAAGCCAAATCAATTTTCCGGATTGAGTTTTTTGAAAATGAGAAAGGTCAATGATAATCATTTTGATTGCAAGTTAGAACGATTGCATCGAGTTCTCTCCATAGGCGGCAGGTATTTTTTTGAATCCAATTTCTGTTATCTGTATCGGACAATACCAACAATCGTCTGGTTTTGGAAAATATTTAGGCTTACTGATTTTTAAGATGATCTTTTGTTTTTATTTTTTGATTGAAAAAGAAGTTCTCTTTCTGCAATTACAGTTCTTAACTTGAATTGTTTTTCGATTATAAATTATATTTTTATTCTATTTTGGTAGAACGATTTTAATTAAGAGCCGGTCTCAAAACTGGTTGTACTTTTGAATCGTAATTATTTACTTGTGAAATGGACAAATATTATTCAGAGATACCGGATGGACTTTGGAAACAAATAGCCCCATTGATCCCGAAAGAAAAGGTAAATCCGAAAGGAGGTCGCAATCGAGTACCAACACGATTAGTAATGGCCGGTATCATCTATCGAATGAAAACAGGCTGTCAGTGGCGTGCCATTCCGAATGAGTTTGGATCTGGCCAAACTTGTCACAGAAGATTTCAAGAATGGGAACGAGCAGGAGTATTCAAAAAGATTTATAAATCTATTTTAAAATATTATGATGTAAAGAATCAGATAGCATGGGACTGGGCTTCGATGGATTCAGCAATGGTTAAAGCTCCCAAAGGGGGAGCTTAACTGGGAAAAACCCTACAGACCGTGCCAAATTAGGGGTTAAACGGCATATTCTTACAGATGGAAATGGAATTCCTTTGGCCATAACATTGAGTGGAGCCAATGTTCATGATAAACACGCTGTAAAAGATACGTTGAATTCAATCCTGATTTTTTCCGGTAGAAGAAAAAAGAAACCAAAACATCTTTGTTTAGATAAAGGATATGACTTTAAAGATACAGAAAAATTAATTAGAAGAAGAAATATCCGGCCTCACATTCGAAGAAGAGGCGAGAAACCATTGATCGGTAAATATAAAGGAAAGCCTCGAAGATGGGTCGTTGAAAGAACTAACAGTTGGCACAATCGATTCAGGGCTATCCTAATTCGTTGGGAAAGAAAATCTGAAAATTATCTTGCATCTCTTTATCTCGCAAGCTCTATCATTGCTTTTAACTTTTTTGATAGGTAGTTTTGAGACCGGCTCTAAGTTGAAAATGGTCATCAAGATTTATACAATAAAAAAGGCTCTTGGTCGTGTTCACTGCCGAAAATGAACCAAAAATTTTCGGACTCTGGTGAAAAAATATCTGTAAGAACTTCGTTTAACAAAATTGATAAAAATAAATTATAAAGTTTTTTTACGATCCAATATTCTTGAGAATTGCAAAGTTCTAATATACTATCGATTCCTTCAAATGCATCCGTAAAATCTATACCATTTTTGAGATCTTCGAATTTCAAAAATTCACTTTCAAATACAAATGCACCTTTTCCGATTGTTTCAAATTGTTCGTAACCTCGGGCATAGGCGTAACCGTTAAATGGGGTTTGTGTTTCTCCGCCCCATTCGAAAAGAATCGTAGTGATTTCTGGAAAAGAAGTTTCCCAATGTTTTTTAAGTTTTTTGAATATTTTGGAAGTAGATTTGATGAAATTGACACGATCTATTTTTGATAAAGAACTTTGCAGACTTTCTTGAATTTCTTTTGGAAGAGATTCAAAAAATTCTTTTTGATCGGCTTTTAATTTTTGAATCATCGATAGAAGTAGAGAATCTAAATTAGAAGATATACTTCCAGAAAGTAAATTTTTTGTTTTTTCTTTTTCGGCGAGATCTATTGGTTTTTTTTCTTCGTTATCGATTGTTTCTTTATCCGCTCCCGCTTGGAGAAAAATTTGAATAAGATCTTGATAATCTCTTTCTGCTGCTTCATGTAAAACGGTTCTTCCTTCTGAATTTTTCCAATTTATATTGGAACCGGCATTTAGTAAAATGGAGACGCATTTTAAAGAATTATAATGTACTGTCCAATACAAAGGAGTTTCGTTCTTTAGATTACCTTGATTAGGATCTAAACCTTGTTCTAAAAGAAATTCTAAAATAGAAATTTGATTATTTAACGCAGCGTAATGGAGTAAAGAAGTTTGATCGTTATTCTTTTCGAATAAATTGGCTCCGTGTTTATGCAGAAGTTGTAATAATTCGAGTCCTTCTTTTCTACCCCAAGGAATCTTAAATGCTGGGGTGTCTCCTTCGGTATTTTTAGAATTAACGTCAGCTCCTAAATTTATGAGTTTTTCGACAATTTCAAGGTTTCCGTTATTTACAGAGATGTGAAGTGGTGTATTTCCCCAATTATTTCTTGCTCCTTTATTCAAAGAGTGGCAATTGATGTTAGCACCTTCATTTAGTAAATTTTTTATTTTAGATATATCTGGGTTGGATTGTTCTACTTCTTTGAGTAGTCTAGAATTGTATAGATTGGATTCCATAGTATGCCATGGAAATAAAGATTTATTTCAAGTGCAAGCTCATAAATGTAGAAATTTTTATTAGAGTTTTTCAATTGGAAATTATCAATATTTAAATTAATAAAGTATATAATGAATTTTTAAATCTTTATTTTTAGTTCAAGTTTGATTCCAATAATTTATCTTAAGGCATTTAGATTGATCTTTTCTAATTTTGCTCAGGATTACAAATGAAAAATCAACCCAATGGTTTATGTTTTAATAATAGAGTTGTTGAAGAATGAATTCTATATCTGTTTTATGAAAATGGTTGATTGAAACAGTTTTGTTAATACAAACTTTCAATAACTATAATATAGATTCAGTGGAAGGAAATTTGGGCGAATCCTGTGTTGCCGGACTGCGCTTTTAGTTTTAGTTAATAAATTGCATAAAGGAAACTTAATGTAGTATTTTGTCTTTAGCTACAATTTATTATAGAACGCGATCTGTAACGCCCTAAACGCGACCTTGTAGAGCGACCTAAGAAACTAAAGCGAATGCCTCACTAAGGATAGGCATTCAGAAGAGAGTTCTGCTGAGTTCTCCGCTTCAATTGTTTTCGCATCGGAATTTTATTGAATTTATGTGAACGGTATTTTGTGATAAACATTTAGATATTCAATTTGATAGAGATGAGTAAAAGCGTTATTTTCTAGTTTTAAATACTTTCCGAGTCTAAATAAAACGGAATGGAATTTTATTTTTTAGAGGTGTGTGTATTCATGAATTATTGGATTTGGAAAAACGATCGAGAAAATGGTCAGGCTATTATTCTCGGAGGATGAAGAGGAATATAAATTCGAAAAGAAGGTGGTGGACATCATAATGGACAAACGGTCTCAAGGTGAACTTACTTAACCTGATGGTGATGGGAGCTCCTC
Coding sequences:
- a CDS encoding IS5 family transposase (programmed frameshift); amino-acid sequence: MDKYYSEIPDGLWKQIAPLIPKEKVNPKGGRNRVPTRLVMAGIIYRMKTGCQWRAIPNEFGSGQTCHRRFQEWERAGVFKKIYKSILKYYDVKNQIAWDWASMDSAMVKAPKGGALTGKNPTDRAKLGVKRHILTDGNGIPLAITLSGANVHDKHAVKDTLNSILIFSGRRKKKPKHLCLDKGYDFKDTEKLIRRRNIRPHIRRRGEKPLIGKYKGKPRRWVVERTNSWHNRFRAILIRWERKSENYLASLYLASSIIAFNFFDR
- a CDS encoding LIC11966 family lipoprotein; translated protein: MKKYSISTIIATACCIFLLTSGCKQDPVDYNNKIMEIMNTSTNDLDALNAAMEKEDLTNAENVRKTWEANLVSSLNKLKGIGDFKGDSSFKNAGVQALETYLNIVSKDYKRLIELRGLGDKADSNEINQVLNRINQDFEKAANTLNAASDKFAKEYASQ
- a CDS encoding DUF6968 family protein encodes the protein MKKNYRLGTVIAEREILFQVGKKKSKVHIKIGKPKLYPDPDFPWYCTLQIIGIGSEKVHVAFSFDSIGAIDHAFQMTGSLLVHYFQKLYDFNWLKPEDLLFPPTIKLEELSKNEIRLQKNLKKHNVRIQYKNLSE
- a CDS encoding ankyrin repeat domain-containing protein, giving the protein MESNLYNSRLLKEVEQSNPDISKIKNLLNEGANINCHSLNKGARNNWGNTPLHISVNNGNLEIVEKLINLGADVNSKNTEGDTPAFKIPWGRKEGLELLQLLHKHGANLFEKNNDQTSLLHYAALNNQISILEFLLEQGLDPNQGNLKNETPLYWTVHYNSLKCVSILLNAGSNINWKNSEGRTVLHEAAERDYQDLIQIFLQAGADKETIDNEEKKPIDLAEKEKTKNLLSGSISSNLDSLLLSMIQKLKADQKEFFESLPKEIQESLQSSLSKIDRVNFIKSTSKIFKKLKKHWETSFPEITTILFEWGGETQTPFNGYAYARGYEQFETIGKGAFVFESEFLKFEDLKNGIDFTDAFEGIDSILELCNSQEYWIVKKLYNLFLSILLNEVLTDIFSPESENFWFIFGSEHDQEPFLLYKS